In Streptomyces sp. SN-593, a single genomic region encodes these proteins:
- a CDS encoding putative quinol monooxygenase — protein sequence MTAHPGRGGELAGLLLRVAEGLRGFPGCEVYLVGREAGAPDVVHVTEVWRDEGAAQAALSAPPTADGPRPADVLALLSAPPRRTDLAVLGGVGLPAAG from the coding sequence ATGACCGCGCACCCGGGCAGGGGCGGTGAGCTGGCCGGGCTGCTGCTGCGGGTGGCGGAGGGCCTGCGCGGCTTCCCGGGCTGCGAGGTCTACCTGGTCGGCCGGGAGGCCGGCGCTCCGGACGTGGTGCACGTCACGGAGGTCTGGCGGGACGAGGGCGCCGCGCAGGCGGCCCTGTCCGCGCCACCGACCGCGGACGGCCCGCGGCCCGCGGACGTCCTCGCGCTGCTGTCGGCTCCGCCGCGGCGCACGGACCTGGCCGTCCTGGGCGGGGTGGGCCTTCCCGCGGCCGGCTGA
- the panB gene encoding 3-methyl-2-oxobutanoate hydroxymethyltransferase, which produces MTQLPAAQTSAADHPKALYGGSGTRRVTVRDLGAAKERGEKWPMLTAYDAMTASVFDEAGIPVLLVGDSMGNCHLGYDTTVPVTLDHMAMLSAAVVRGTRRALIVADLTFGSYQEGPVQALRSATRLVKEAGVGAVKLEGGKRSLAQTEALVEAGIPVMAHMGLTPQSVHTLGYRVQGRGDEAAHRLVQDAKAAQDAGAFALVLELVPSEVAAEITRALEIPVIGIGAGPDTDAQVLVWTDMAGMTGGKVPRFTKQYADLRRTLGDAAKAYAQDVVGGEFPAEEHTFH; this is translated from the coding sequence ATGACGCAGCTTCCGGCTGCCCAGACGTCCGCAGCCGACCACCCGAAGGCCCTCTACGGCGGGTCCGGCACCCGCCGGGTGACCGTACGGGACCTCGGCGCCGCCAAGGAGCGCGGCGAGAAGTGGCCCATGCTCACCGCCTACGACGCGATGACCGCGTCCGTCTTCGACGAGGCCGGCATCCCGGTGCTGCTCGTCGGGGACTCGATGGGCAACTGCCACCTCGGCTACGACACCACCGTGCCGGTCACGCTCGACCACATGGCGATGCTCTCCGCCGCCGTGGTGCGCGGCACCCGGCGGGCGCTGATCGTCGCCGACCTGACCTTCGGGTCGTACCAGGAGGGTCCGGTGCAGGCCCTGCGCAGCGCGACCCGGCTGGTGAAGGAGGCCGGCGTCGGCGCGGTCAAGCTGGAGGGCGGCAAGCGCTCGCTCGCGCAGACCGAGGCGCTGGTCGAGGCCGGCATCCCGGTCATGGCGCACATGGGCCTGACCCCGCAGTCCGTGCACACCCTGGGCTACCGCGTCCAGGGCCGGGGCGACGAGGCGGCGCACCGCCTGGTCCAGGACGCCAAGGCCGCGCAGGACGCGGGCGCCTTCGCGCTGGTGCTCGAACTGGTGCCCTCGGAGGTCGCCGCCGAGATCACCCGGGCGCTGGAGATCCCGGTGATCGGGATCGGTGCCGGCCCCGACACCGACGCGCAGGTGCTGGTGTGGACCGACATGGCCGGCATGACCGGCGGGAAGGTGCCGCGCTTCACCAAGCAGTACGCCGACCTGCGCCGCACCCTGGGCGACGCGGCGAAGGCGTACGCGCAGGACGTGGTGGGCGGGGAGTTCCCGGCGGAGGAGCACACCTTCCACTGA
- a CDS encoding VOC family protein, translating to MSTSAATAPAIRYAAVTFDCADPAELARFYADALGLPVAYAGDDFVLLGEEGAAGLGFNRLADYRRPTWPDPSREKQAHLELGVDDLDAAQAHLLELGATEPPTQPRPDRWRVLLDPAGHPFCITTLV from the coding sequence ATGAGCACCTCAGCCGCGACCGCGCCCGCCATCCGCTACGCCGCCGTCACGTTCGACTGCGCCGACCCCGCCGAACTGGCCCGCTTCTACGCCGACGCCCTCGGCCTGCCCGTCGCCTACGCCGGGGACGACTTCGTCCTGCTCGGCGAGGAGGGCGCGGCCGGGCTGGGGTTCAACCGGCTGGCCGACTACCGGCGGCCCACCTGGCCGGACCCGTCCCGGGAGAAGCAGGCCCACCTGGAACTGGGCGTGGACGACCTGGACGCCGCCCAGGCCCACCTGCTGGAGCTGGGCGCCACCGAGCCCCCGACGCAGCCCCGGCCCGACCGGTGGCGGGTGCTGCTCGACCCCGCCGGCCACCCCTTCTGCATCACCACGCTGGTCTGA